A DNA window from Streptococcus mutans contains the following coding sequences:
- a CDS encoding ABC transporter ATP-binding protein, with amino-acid sequence MKNNEHQGHVFWRLMSYLKPYKWLTFFALLFLLLTTVIKSFVPLVASYFIDHFLTHFNQTAASLLLGYYLLYVLQTILQYFGNLLFARVSFSVVRDIRRDAFANMERLGMAYFDKTPAGSIVSRLTNDTESISDMFSGILSSFISAIFIFSVTLYTMLMLNYHLTFLVMLFLPFIFILVNLYRKKSVKVIAKTRSLLSDINTNLSESIGGINIIQAFGQEERLKAEFEAINEEHFHYANRSMALDSLFLRPAMSLLKLLAYALLMAYFGFNWQTIGISAGMMYAFIQYVNRLFDPLIEVTQNFSTLQTSMVSAGRVFDLIDERDYEPHQDDSDISISAGNIEFKDVSFSYDGQHQILDHISFKVNQGQTIAFVGPTGSGKSSIINVFMRFYEFQKGQVTIDGHDIRNYSQEELRKNVGLVLQEPFLYHGTIKSNIKMYQDLTDADIEAAAKFVDADQFIQKLAHKYEEPVSEGGSSFSTGQRQLLAFARTVASSPKILILDEATANIDSETEQLVQNSLAKMRRGRTTIAIAHRLSTIQDANCIYVLDKGKIIESGTHEELLAKKGTYHKMYQLQAGMMD; translated from the coding sequence ATGAAGAATAATGAACACCAAGGCCATGTTTTTTGGCGTCTGATGTCTTATCTTAAGCCCTATAAATGGTTAACTTTCTTCGCCTTGCTTTTCCTTTTGTTAACAACAGTGATTAAAAGTTTCGTCCCCTTAGTGGCCTCTTATTTTATTGATCATTTTTTGACTCATTTCAATCAGACAGCAGCTTCACTTTTGCTGGGCTACTACTTGCTCTATGTTTTGCAGACGATTTTACAATATTTTGGCAATCTTCTTTTTGCGCGTGTTTCTTTTAGTGTTGTTCGCGACATTCGTAGGGATGCCTTTGCCAATATGGAAAGATTGGGAATGGCCTATTTCGATAAAACGCCAGCAGGTTCGATTGTATCGCGCTTAACCAATGATACAGAAAGTATTAGTGACATGTTTTCAGGCATCTTATCTAGTTTTATTTCAGCTATTTTTATTTTTAGTGTTACCCTTTATACCATGTTAATGCTGAATTATCATTTGACCTTTCTGGTCATGCTTTTTTTGCCTTTTATTTTTATTTTGGTCAATCTCTATCGTAAAAAGTCTGTTAAGGTTATTGCTAAAACGAGGAGTTTATTGAGTGATATCAATACCAATTTATCTGAAAGTATTGGAGGTATCAATATTATTCAAGCTTTTGGACAAGAAGAGCGTTTAAAAGCAGAATTTGAGGCAATCAATGAAGAACATTTTCATTATGCCAATCGTTCTATGGCCTTGGACAGTCTTTTCCTACGTCCAGCTATGTCGCTTTTGAAGCTTTTGGCTTATGCTCTTTTGATGGCTTATTTTGGATTTAATTGGCAGACTATTGGTATTTCAGCTGGGATGATGTATGCCTTTATTCAATATGTTAATCGCCTCTTTGACCCTTTAATTGAAGTGACTCAGAATTTCTCGACCTTGCAGACTTCAATGGTATCAGCAGGACGTGTTTTTGATCTGATAGATGAAAGGGATTATGAACCACATCAAGATGATAGTGACATTAGCATTTCAGCTGGTAATATTGAATTTAAGGATGTTTCTTTCTCATATGATGGTCAGCATCAAATTTTAGATCATATTTCTTTTAAAGTCAATCAGGGTCAAACGATTGCTTTTGTTGGTCCAACAGGGTCAGGCAAGTCTTCTATTATTAATGTTTTCATGCGCTTTTATGAATTTCAAAAAGGTCAAGTTACCATTGATGGACATGATATCCGTAACTATAGCCAAGAAGAATTACGCAAAAATGTTGGTCTGGTTTTGCAAGAGCCCTTCCTTTATCATGGGACAATCAAGTCTAATATAAAAATGTATCAGGATTTGACAGATGCGGATATTGAAGCTGCGGCAAAATTTGTGGATGCTGATCAATTTATTCAAAAATTGGCTCATAAATATGAGGAACCTGTTAGTGAAGGTGGTTCAAGTTTTTCAACTGGTCAGCGTCAGCTATTGGCTTTTGCCAGAACGGTAGCAAGTTCGCCTAAAATTTTAATTCTTGATGAAGCGACAGCTAATATTGACTCAGAAACAGAACAATTGGTTCAAAATTCTTTGGCTAAAATGCGTAGAGGACGGACAACCATTGCGATTGCCCATCGTTTATCAACCATTCAAGATGCCAACTGTATTTATGTTCTTGATAAGGGTAAAATTATTGAGTCGGGAACTCATGAGGAACTTCTAGCGAAAAAAGGAACCTATCACAAAATGTATCAACTCCAAGCAGGTATGATGGATTGA
- a CDS encoding Gfo/Idh/MocA family oxidoreductase, with amino-acid sequence MRNTKIRAVQYGCGKMSKVILNYLVDHGVEIVGAIDKNPAVVGQDIGDFAGFGHKTGIIISDKADQVFDNCDADIAIVTIFSYMPEMYEFYEMAIKHGVNVISTCEEAIYPWTTSPSETNRLDKLAKENHVTIMGSGMQDIYWINMPCLAMAGMNKIKKVRGVVSYNVEDYGLALAEAHGAGYDLERFERDIASAESLPSYMWNAAEAICSKMNWTIQSINQKGVPYILDEDVYSETLGRTIPAGQVTGMSAVTKVQTHQGIDLEVECIGKVYRQDDGDMCDWEITGEPDLIFSVNKPDTVALTCGTIVNRIPTVLDAPAGYITSEKARLITYPSYPLHTYVEK; translated from the coding sequence ATGAGAAATACAAAAATTCGTGCTGTCCAATATGGCTGTGGTAAAATGTCAAAGGTCATTCTTAATTATCTTGTAGATCATGGTGTTGAAATTGTCGGTGCTATTGATAAAAATCCAGCAGTAGTAGGACAGGATATTGGTGATTTTGCTGGCTTTGGTCATAAGACTGGTATTATTATTTCTGATAAGGCTGACCAAGTGTTTGATAACTGTGATGCCGATATCGCTATTGTTACCATTTTTTCTTATATGCCAGAAATGTATGAATTTTATGAAATGGCTATCAAACATGGTGTTAATGTCATTTCAACCTGTGAAGAAGCCATTTATCCTTGGACAACATCCCCTTCTGAGACCAATCGTTTGGATAAGTTGGCTAAAGAGAATCATGTCACTATTATGGGGTCGGGCATGCAGGACATTTACTGGATTAACATGCCTTGTTTAGCAATGGCAGGAATGAATAAGATTAAAAAAGTGAGAGGTGTGGTCAGCTATAATGTTGAAGATTATGGATTGGCACTAGCTGAGGCACACGGCGCTGGTTATGATTTAGAACGTTTTGAACGTGACATTGCTTCTGCGGAAAGTTTACCATCTTATATGTGGAATGCTGCGGAAGCCATCTGCTCGAAAATGAATTGGACCATCCAATCTATTAATCAAAAAGGCGTTCCTTATATTTTAGATGAAGATGTCTATTCTGAAACCTTGGGACGCACTATTCCAGCTGGTCAAGTGACAGGAATGTCGGCAGTCACTAAGGTTCAAACGCATCAAGGCATTGACTTAGAGGTGGAATGTATTGGTAAAGTTTATCGACAAGATGATGGCGATATGTGTGACTGGGAAATTACAGGAGAGCCAGATCTCATCTTCTCAGTTAACAAACCTGATACGGTAGCACTCACATGTGGTACAATTGTCAATCGCATTCCAACTGTTCTTGATGCTCCAGCTGGTTATATCACATCAGAAAAGGCTCGCTTGATAACCTATCCGAGCTATCCTCTTCATACCTATGTTGAAAAATAA
- a CDS encoding putative quinol monooxygenase, translating to MKIINASFFIKADKREEFLADTLPLIRSSRAESGNISYQLYEAIDTPNQFVMVEEWQDQTAIDQHNSNPLLIQLLENLKMYSSAEPIIKVAEG from the coding sequence ATGAAAATAATTAATGCAAGCTTTTTTATTAAGGCAGACAAAAGAGAAGAGTTTTTAGCCGACACCTTGCCCTTAATTCGTTCATCAAGAGCAGAATCCGGCAACATCAGCTATCAACTCTATGAAGCAATTGATACTCCTAATCAATTTGTGATGGTTGAAGAATGGCAAGATCAAACTGCCATCGATCAGCATAATAGTAACCCTTTATTGATTCAATTGCTGGAGAACTTAAAAATGTACAGCTCAGCCGAACCCATTATCAAAGTGGCAGAAGGCTAG
- a CDS encoding chorismate mutase, protein MQVIIMTSIQNLRNQIDQLDHQLLVLLAQRQQIVEKIGQLKPINSQAAVTAPDRVKQVLLNRQQEAEKLGLSPDVALAIWQTMIEAFTALELKINSNHDLNRK, encoded by the coding sequence ATGCAGGTGATAATTATGACAAGTATCCAGAATCTGAGAAATCAAATTGATCAGTTAGATCATCAATTATTAGTTCTATTAGCGCAACGTCAGCAAATTGTTGAAAAGATTGGTCAGCTAAAACCTATCAACAGTCAAGCAGCTGTCACTGCTCCTGATCGAGTGAAACAAGTCCTTTTAAATAGACAGCAAGAGGCAGAAAAGCTCGGTCTATCACCAGATGTTGCTCTGGCTATTTGGCAAACGATGATTGAGGCTTTCACAGCTTTAGAGCTAAAGATTAATAGTAATCATGACCTAAATAGAAAGTGA
- a CDS encoding VanZ family protein — protein sequence MTAFFDETAELKPIGRKLSWLLLVLYFIAICYMCFCPQHTIRGVQTPNIQHFGRLVILPVPFNSLFSLGHLSNLLKLIWVFGQNVVNIFLLFPLVLQVLLLFPNLRNKKKILLFSFCLSLSIECTQLLLDFFFDVNRVFEIDDLWTNSLGGLLAFYCHLFIQKKIRAYYQQKSQSGKA from the coding sequence ATGACTGCTTTTTTTGATGAAACAGCTGAGTTAAAACCAATCGGTCGCAAGTTATCTTGGCTTTTGCTGGTTTTATATTTTATCGCTATTTGCTATATGTGTTTTTGTCCTCAGCATACAATAAGGGGTGTTCAAACCCCGAACATTCAGCATTTTGGTCGGCTTGTTATACTGCCTGTGCCTTTCAATTCACTATTTAGTTTAGGGCACTTGTCCAATCTTTTGAAACTTATCTGGGTGTTTGGTCAAAATGTTGTTAATATCTTTTTGCTTTTTCCCTTGGTTTTGCAAGTTCTGTTACTCTTTCCAAACTTGAGAAATAAGAAAAAAATCTTGTTATTTAGTTTTTGCCTAAGTCTAAGTATTGAATGCACACAACTGCTTCTTGATTTCTTTTTCGATGTTAATCGTGTTTTTGAAATTGATGATTTATGGACCAATAGTTTAGGTGGTTTATTAGCCTTTTATTGTCACCTTTTTATTCAAAAGAAAATAAGAGCATATTATCAACAGAAATCTCAAAGTGGTAAGGCTTGA
- the rlmN gene encoding 23S rRNA (adenine(2503)-C(2))-methyltransferase RlmN, translating to MKPSIYSLTRNDLIAWTIEHGEKKFRATQIWDWLYRKRVQSFEEMTNLSKDFIALLNENFLVNPLKQRIVQESADGTVKYLFELPDGMLIETVLMRQHYGLSVCVTTQVGCNIGCTFCASGLIKKQRDLNNGEITAQIMLVQKYFDERGQGERISHVVVMGIGEPFDNYDNVLKFLRTINDDNGLAIGARHITVSTSGLAHKIRDFANERVQVNLAVSLHAPNNELRSSIMRINRSFPLEKLFAAIEYYIETTNRRVTFEYIMLNGVNDNPENAQELADLTKKIRKLSYVNLIPYNPVTEHDQYSRSPKERVDAFYDVLKKNGVNCVVRQEHGTDIDAACGQLRSNTMKRDREKATAGTAQ from the coding sequence ATGAAACCATCTATTTATAGCTTAACCCGTAATGATTTAATTGCTTGGACGATTGAACACGGTGAAAAAAAGTTCCGAGCCACACAGATTTGGGATTGGCTTTACCGTAAACGTGTTCAGTCTTTTGAGGAAATGACTAATCTTTCAAAAGATTTTATCGCCCTTTTAAATGAAAATTTCCTTGTCAATCCGCTCAAACAGCGTATCGTTCAAGAGTCAGCAGATGGGACAGTCAAGTATTTATTCGAGTTGCCAGATGGCATGTTAATTGAGACGGTGTTAATGCGTCAGCATTATGGTCTTTCTGTTTGTGTGACGACACAGGTAGGCTGTAACATTGGTTGTACTTTTTGTGCCAGTGGCTTGATCAAAAAGCAACGTGACCTTAATAATGGCGAAATTACAGCGCAGATTATGTTGGTGCAAAAATATTTTGATGAACGCGGTCAGGGTGAACGTATCAGTCATGTTGTGGTGATGGGAATTGGTGAACCTTTTGATAATTATGACAATGTGCTCAAATTCCTGCGTACAATAAATGATGATAATGGGCTGGCAATTGGTGCTCGTCATATTACAGTGTCAACTTCAGGCTTAGCCCATAAAATTCGTGATTTTGCCAACGAAAGGGTTCAAGTCAATTTGGCTGTCTCACTTCACGCACCTAACAATGAATTGCGATCTAGCATTATGCGCATCAATCGTTCTTTTCCTTTGGAAAAACTATTTGCAGCCATTGAATATTATATTGAAACGACCAACCGTCGTGTGACTTTTGAGTATATTATGCTCAATGGTGTTAATGATAACCCTGAAAATGCTCAGGAATTGGCTGATTTGACTAAGAAAATCCGCAAACTTTCCTATGTTAATTTAATTCCGTACAATCCTGTCACGGAACACGACCAGTACAGTCGTAGCCCCAAAGAGCGTGTAGATGCTTTTTACGATGTTCTTAAGAAAAATGGTGTTAACTGTGTGGTGCGTCAGGAACATGGAACTGATATTGATGCAGCCTGTGGACAGCTGCGTTCTAATACTATGAAACGCGATCGTGAGAAAGCGACTGCTGGAACAGCTCAGTAA
- a CDS encoding DUF975 family protein, with protein MSKTRAELKAEAKAHLQENWGYAIGLYILPVLAVMGIYLACILVYATLTAPLVLSIGETAFLATLPLLIILWLLVLVVSSTVTIGVNLGFLNFFRGGRPTYTEASTYLLKEKRFWKFLWTNVLMVILLYLWSLLFLIPGIIKTYSYSMTNYILKDKLEKGESVTVTQAITESRQLMNGHKWEYFALQLSFIGWAILANLTFGIGYLWLAPYIETTNAAFYQNLIDSQIANHSIASLSQEIETGTV; from the coding sequence ATGTCAAAAACAAGAGCTGAGCTAAAAGCAGAAGCTAAAGCACATCTGCAAGAAAACTGGGGTTACGCCATTGGCTTATATATTTTGCCGGTTTTAGCTGTTATGGGTATCTACTTGGCTTGCATCCTCGTATATGCTACTCTGACTGCCCCTCTTGTCCTATCTATAGGGGAAACTGCTTTTCTTGCAACATTACCACTTCTCATTATTCTGTGGTTACTAGTTTTGGTAGTTTCATCCACGGTGACAATCGGAGTTAATTTAGGATTTCTGAACTTCTTTAGAGGAGGACGTCCAACTTATACTGAAGCGAGTACCTATCTTTTAAAAGAAAAACGCTTTTGGAAGTTCCTCTGGACCAATGTGCTTATGGTCATTTTGCTTTACCTATGGTCATTGCTCTTTCTTATCCCTGGAATCATTAAAACTTACAGTTACTCCATGACCAACTATATTCTTAAAGACAAATTGGAAAAAGGCGAATCAGTAACTGTCACTCAGGCTATTACTGAAAGCCGTCAATTAATGAACGGTCATAAATGGGAATACTTTGCCCTTCAGTTAAGCTTTATTGGCTGGGCCATTTTAGCCAATCTTACCTTTGGTATTGGCTATCTTTGGCTCGCCCCTTACATTGAAACAACCAATGCTGCCTTTTATCAAAATTTGATTGACAGTCAAATAGCAAATCATTCTATTGCATCTCTATCTCAAGAAATTGAAACAGGAACTGTCTAA
- a CDS encoding YutD family protein has product MRKDITPEMYNYNKFPGPQFVTFDNHVKSDDIDLLLLENVKNAFDVTVFTQRFSDILLKYDYIVGDWGNEQLRLKGFYKEEMQGKTKTPYIGYLDDYLKEYCNFGCAYFVLENPNPKEIKSEEDNSQRRKRRDNRRKKRFNKNNAKMNLQEKLRREKIKERQAMREIQDAKNNFVIRKKEVK; this is encoded by the coding sequence ATGAGAAAAGACATTACTCCTGAAATGTATAATTACAATAAGTTTCCCGGTCCTCAATTTGTAACTTTTGATAATCATGTTAAGAGTGATGATATTGATTTGCTTCTTTTGGAAAATGTCAAAAATGCTTTTGATGTGACTGTTTTTACCCAACGCTTTTCAGACATCTTGCTCAAATATGATTATATTGTTGGTGATTGGGGCAATGAACAACTGCGTTTGAAGGGCTTCTATAAGGAGGAAATGCAAGGGAAAACTAAAACTCCTTACATTGGTTATTTGGATGATTATCTAAAAGAATATTGCAATTTTGGCTGTGCCTATTTTGTTTTGGAAAATCCTAATCCTAAAGAAATCAAAAGTGAAGAAGATAACTCTCAAAGACGTAAACGGCGCGATAATCGCAGGAAAAAACGTTTTAATAAAAATAATGCTAAAATGAATCTTCAAGAGAAGCTTCGTCGTGAAAAGATAAAAGAGCGTCAGGCTATGCGAGAGATTCAGGATGCTAAGAATAATTTTGTGATAAGGAAAAAGGAAGTTAAATGA
- a CDS encoding ABC transporter ATP-binding protein, whose protein sequence is MKERTIMSVIKNLWWFFRLEKRRYLIGISALSLVSVLNLIPPKVMGHVIDHITNKNLNKEMLLWDLFYLLLSAFAMYGLRYVWRIYILGTSYRLGQIMRSRLFEHFTKMSPSFYQKYRTGDLMAHATNDINSLTRLAGGGVMSAVDASITALVTLMTMFFSISWQMTLVAIIPLPLMALATSRLGRKTHESFKRSQAAFSELNNKVQESVSGIKVTKSFGYQTNELASFQETNDMTFAKNMITMKYDSMFDPLVLLFVGASYALTLLVGAFFVKNGQVTVGSLVTFVTYLDMLVWPLMAIGFLFNIVQRGAVSYERIMDLLSQKSDITDPKHPLTKIENGSLEYDIDRFAYEKEATLKDVHFALKKGQTLGIVGQTGSGKTSLLKLLLREYDVNQGTIKLNGHDIRQYRLADLRSLIGYVPQDQVLFAMSILDNIRFGDPNLTFTAVEGATKLSQVYDDIVAMPQGFDTIIGEKGVSLSGGQKQRIAMSRAMILNPDILILDDSLSAVDAKTEHAIIENLKKTRQDKTTLITAHRLSAVVHADLILVMQDGHIQERGCHDELIQAGGWYAKTYESQQLEMKGEIDEE, encoded by the coding sequence ATGAAAGAAAGGACAATAATGTCTGTTATAAAGAATTTATGGTGGTTTTTCAGGCTTGAAAAGCGCCGCTATTTAATTGGAATATCGGCACTGAGTTTGGTCAGTGTGCTCAATCTGATTCCACCCAAAGTGATGGGACATGTTATTGATCATATCACCAATAAGAACTTAAACAAAGAGATGCTTCTATGGGATTTGTTTTACTTGCTTTTATCCGCTTTTGCCATGTACGGCTTACGTTATGTTTGGCGGATTTATATTTTAGGAACATCTTATCGTTTGGGGCAAATTATGCGCTCTCGTCTTTTTGAGCATTTTACTAAAATGTCGCCTTCTTTTTATCAGAAGTACCGCACAGGAGATTTGATGGCGCATGCCACCAATGATATTAATTCCTTGACCAGATTAGCAGGTGGCGGTGTCATGTCAGCAGTTGATGCTTCCATTACTGCTTTGGTGACCTTAATGACCATGTTTTTCAGCATTTCTTGGCAGATGACCTTGGTGGCTATCATTCCTCTGCCTTTAATGGCTTTAGCAACCAGTCGTTTAGGACGTAAAACACATGAAAGTTTTAAACGATCACAAGCTGCCTTTTCAGAACTTAATAATAAGGTTCAAGAAAGTGTTTCAGGTATCAAGGTGACGAAATCATTTGGTTATCAAACCAATGAATTAGCTTCTTTTCAGGAAACAAATGACATGACTTTTGCTAAAAATATGATAACCATGAAGTACGATAGTATGTTTGATCCTCTGGTTCTTTTGTTTGTGGGAGCTTCCTATGCTTTGACGCTGCTCGTTGGTGCTTTTTTTGTTAAAAATGGTCAAGTAACTGTCGGAAGTTTGGTTACTTTTGTGACTTACTTGGATATGCTGGTTTGGCCTTTAATGGCGATTGGTTTTTTGTTTAATATTGTTCAGCGTGGTGCGGTTTCTTATGAACGCATTATGGATTTATTGTCTCAAAAATCAGATATTACAGATCCTAAGCATCCCTTAACAAAGATTGAAAATGGTTCTTTAGAATATGATATTGACCGCTTTGCTTATGAAAAGGAAGCAACACTTAAAGATGTTCATTTTGCCTTGAAAAAAGGTCAGACACTAGGCATTGTTGGTCAGACGGGTTCAGGAAAAACCAGTCTTCTCAAACTTCTTTTGCGAGAATACGATGTTAATCAAGGTACAATCAAGTTAAATGGACATGATATTCGTCAGTATCGTTTGGCTGATTTGCGCAGTTTAATTGGTTATGTTCCACAGGATCAGGTTCTTTTTGCCATGTCTATTTTGGATAATATTCGCTTTGGCGATCCTAATTTAACTTTTACAGCAGTTGAAGGTGCCACTAAGTTATCTCAAGTTTACGATGATATTGTAGCTATGCCGCAGGGTTTTGACACGATTATTGGTGAAAAAGGCGTCTCTTTGTCTGGTGGTCAAAAACAGAGAATTGCCATGAGCCGTGCCATGATTCTAAATCCTGATATCCTTATCTTAGATGATTCTCTGTCGGCAGTTGATGCTAAAACCGAGCATGCTATCATTGAAAATCTAAAAAAAACACGACAGGACAAGACAACCTTGATTACTGCTCATCGCTTAAGTGCTGTTGTGCATGCTGACCTGATTTTAGTGATGCAAGATGGACACATTCAAGAACGCGGTTGTCATGATGAGCTCATTCAGGCAGGCGGCTGGTATGCTAAAACTTATGAATCTCAACAATTAGAAATGAAAGGAGAAATAGATGAAGAATAA
- the trpE gene encoding anthranilate synthase component I, with protein sequence MKKKILSADILTPILAYMRVQGDHKVILESIPREKENARFSIVAYNPVFEIKFENGQLTENGKVIESDPLDYLSQITVKSQLSQDLPFNGGAIGFVGYDMVGLYENIGKIPQDTIGTPDMHFFVYESYLIFDHKKEKIVIVEDNIYSGREEEEQKAALQEVLADLKKQAVDEFSERDLHTLTFRNHLEEATFKDMVTKAKKFIRQGDMFQCVLSQRFSADISGKPLDFYRNLRITNPSNYLYFYDFGDYQIIGASPESLVSLKNGVVTTNPIAGTRPRGANDQKDKDLSEELLSDVKEVAEHRMLVDLGRNDIGKIAEVGSVQVSKYMEVEFFRYVMHLTSVVKGKLLSGLTGMDALKSTLPAGTVSGAPKIRAMKRIYELEKEKRGIYAGAIGYLSASGDMDFAIAIRTMIIKNQKAYVQAGAGIVYDSVPENEYYETINKAKAMTRIGEIQ encoded by the coding sequence ATGAAAAAGAAGATATTGAGTGCTGATATTTTGACCCCAATCCTTGCTTACATGCGTGTACAGGGCGACCATAAGGTGATTTTGGAGTCTATCCCTCGTGAAAAGGAAAATGCGCGTTTTTCAATTGTTGCTTACAATCCTGTTTTTGAAATCAAATTTGAAAATGGGCAATTGACAGAGAATGGCAAAGTTATTGAAAGTGATCCCTTAGATTATCTCAGTCAAATCACTGTCAAATCACAACTGTCTCAAGATTTACCTTTTAATGGTGGCGCTATTGGTTTTGTGGGCTATGACATGGTTGGTCTTTATGAAAATATTGGCAAGATTCCTCAAGATACGATTGGAACACCGGATATGCACTTTTTTGTTTATGAATCTTATCTTATTTTTGATCATAAGAAAGAAAAAATTGTCATTGTTGAAGATAATATTTACAGCGGCAGAGAAGAAGAGGAACAAAAGGCTGCCTTGCAGGAAGTCTTAGCAGATCTTAAAAAACAGGCGGTTGATGAATTTTCGGAACGCGATTTACACACTTTGACTTTTAGGAACCATTTGGAAGAAGCTACTTTTAAAGACATGGTTACCAAAGCAAAAAAATTTATTCGTCAGGGAGATATGTTTCAATGCGTGCTCAGCCAGCGTTTCTCAGCAGATATTAGTGGCAAGCCGCTAGATTTTTATCGTAATTTACGTATTACCAACCCTTCCAATTATCTTTACTTTTATGATTTTGGTGATTATCAGATTATTGGAGCCAGTCCAGAAAGTCTCGTTTCTCTTAAAAATGGTGTGGTTACTACAAATCCTATTGCAGGAACACGTCCTCGTGGTGCCAACGATCAGAAAGACAAAGACTTATCTGAAGAGCTCTTATCAGATGTCAAGGAAGTAGCAGAGCACCGTATGTTGGTAGATTTGGGCCGCAACGATATTGGGAAAATTGCTGAGGTAGGAAGTGTTCAAGTGTCTAAATACATGGAAGTCGAATTTTTTCGCTATGTTATGCATTTAACTAGTGTTGTCAAGGGTAAACTTCTGTCTGGTTTGACTGGTATGGATGCTCTTAAGTCAACATTGCCAGCGGGTACGGTATCAGGAGCACCGAAAATTCGTGCTATGAAGCGCATTTATGAGTTGGAAAAAGAAAAGCGCGGTATCTATGCAGGAGCAATTGGTTATCTGTCAGCAAGCGGAGATATGGACTTTGCCATTGCCATTCGTACCATGATTATCAAAAATCAAAAGGCTTATGTTCAAGCAGGTGCGGGGATTGTCTATGATAGCGTTCCTGAAAATGAATACTACGAAACCATTAATAAGGCCAAAGCAATGACTAGAATAGGAGAGATACAATGA
- a CDS encoding MerR family transcriptional regulator, translating into MEFILKIGDFSYINNIPIQTLRYYDKIGLLKPYRIDQKTNYRYYHINQSQIVDEIQYLRQLDFSLEEIKGILSKHENLTELNHYINERRQCLLFEKQRLEERLAEINTYQAGAFMYDYKKHNQGLEILTLPARRMIIYETKENIYQMTDEAYEFNLRKFKQALRKNNLSYSTFSRVGSIIEKEDFKNKNWLSHQMFMFFNDIVEKFKIKTYPSAFYASIYCSSFQEEIEKLDDFYQMIVDKGYQIKGDYICEVIYEHPNLNHNKREIFIRMQVAVNKG; encoded by the coding sequence ATGGAGTTTATTTTAAAAATTGGAGATTTTTCCTACATTAATAACATCCCTATTCAAACTCTGCGTTATTATGATAAAATTGGTCTTTTAAAACCCTATCGCATTGATCAAAAGACGAATTATCGTTATTATCATATCAATCAATCTCAGATAGTAGACGAAATCCAATATTTAAGACAGCTTGACTTTTCTCTGGAGGAAATTAAAGGAATACTTTCTAAACATGAAAATTTGACTGAACTCAACCATTACATTAATGAACGACGCCAGTGTCTTTTATTTGAAAAGCAACGTTTGGAAGAGCGCTTAGCAGAAATTAATACCTATCAAGCAGGTGCCTTTATGTATGATTATAAAAAGCATAACCAAGGTTTGGAAATTTTGACTTTACCAGCTAGACGAATGATTATTTATGAAACTAAAGAAAATATTTATCAAATGACTGATGAAGCTTATGAATTTAATCTAAGAAAATTTAAACAAGCTTTGAGAAAAAATAATCTCTCTTATTCAACCTTTTCTCGTGTTGGTTCTATTATTGAGAAAGAAGATTTCAAAAATAAAAATTGGTTATCTCATCAAATGTTTATGTTCTTTAATGATATTGTGGAAAAGTTTAAAATAAAGACCTACCCTTCTGCCTTTTATGCTTCAATTTATTGTTCCTCTTTTCAAGAGGAGATTGAAAAATTAGACGATTTCTACCAAATGATTGTTGATAAGGGTTATCAAATTAAGGGAGATTACATTTGCGAGGTCATTTATGAACATCCTAATTTAAATCACAACAAAAGAGAAATATTTATTAGAATGCAGGTCGCTGTTAATAAAGGCTAA